Below is a window of Bombus pyrosoma isolate SC7728 linkage group LG14, ASM1482585v1, whole genome shotgun sequence DNA.
ATGGTACATGTGCCTTTTACATAAGTGGTGGCGTTTCAGAGATTTCAGGgtcatttctatttttttttaaatggaattatgCTTCTTTTTATACACCATGCGATGTGctttttaattctctacaaaaatgtattaaggTACTTGGGTCGAAAAATGATtggtttaaaagatattttaagcttaatattgtaaaactttTGTATGAAAGACAGAGAAGAACAACAGAGTAGCTTTTGGTTTacgtttttcttgtttttcatcaagttaaaatattttccaaattaatcatttctcgAACCAAATACCTTCTCCTttgtagagaattaaaaaatgcattgGGAggtgtataaaaaaatatatagttccATTTATGAAGGTAGATATAAGCTTAAAATCCTTGAAATAGCTTCACTTTCGGAGGAGATACATGTACCATGCGATACATCATTGGAAACCATTAAATTTTTcctaatgaaattcttttttatcctttatcattttaatattatggaTTGTTccagttatatatatacatatatatacacatatacacgtaatatttcaaaatttatgtaaGGATGAATCAGAAATTCAAGAGATGGAaggggaagaagaaagaatagaggaagaagaggaaccTTCTTGTGAACCAGAGGAAATTATTCTGAAAGTTGAGGCCATACCACAAACAAGTGGTactgaagaaagaaagaggataaaacgaacaaaaattacaCCAAAAATTGAACCTCCCCAAGAGCGAGTAAGAAATGACAAATAATATGTTCAACAGTAGTTTATATTACTGTGAAATGATAATCTGcgattattcatttattttccagATTGTTACAAGAGATGGTTCTATATATAGCTGTTTGTTATGTACAAATGAAGACGATAAAGCTGTAGGAGATGCAAAGTCTATTATTGCTCATGTAAGGAGTGTGCACGAAACTCGTTTATATATTTGCGACATATGCGGGGATGactttaaaaagagaaatcaaCTATCTATTCATCTTGATGATCATGTTGCTAAAGAGGAAGGAGATTTTCAGTGTGAAAtatgtaatagaatatttagtaatttgCGGTTGTTTAGGATTCATAAAAGAATACATTATCCACAAGTGAAATCTTGGCCGTGTGAAACTTGTGGTAAACGATACAGGTAGATATAAACTACGATTtctaacactagaaataccataccagtcaaaatgaccggttctacaattttataaatgtatcaaccctcgtttagagattatggtcccagatggattaataataccaaaaatgtactacataacatggaattccttctgtaagaaagtaataaatcaataaatataaaaatattctattattacgtattttttaaagaccagtcattttgactgattttggtagaaatagcttggtgttaactatcggtagttctagtgttaaatgGTATTCACGTAGTGTAAACTAGTgtatattgcaatttattacttttttagtTCTAGAAATTTATTGGAGGAACATATTAATACACATACAGGTGTACGTCCATATGTATGTGAAAATTGTGGTAAAGATTTTGCTTcaaaatatacttataaaGCACACGTAAAAACACATGAAATACGACCTCGTCCTTACCAGTGTTCACAATGtaacaaaacatttttgaGCCAACAAAATCTTAATCAACATGAAAGAACTCACAATGGTGTAAAGGAGTATGTTTGCCACCAGTGCGGTAtgattcattattatttcctttttcagtttcctatatattaaaaatatattggtaTTCATGGGAACAATTACAGGCAAAGCCTTTGGTTCGCCACATAATTTAGAAGTACACAATATAGTACATACTGGTTACAAGCCATACATATGTAGAGTATGTGGTAAAGCATTTGCCCGTAAAGCTGAAATAAGGGACCATGAAAGGACACATACTGGAGAGAAACCATATCAGTGTGAATTTTGTGGAGCTACATTTAGGTATGTCTATTAATTagcaaatgtaaaaataatttattatattttcgtaaCGTTTTAGTCAACGATCAAATTTACAATCGCACAAGCGTGCAACGCATTATAATGATAAACGGTACAAATGTGACGATTGTGGAAAAGGATTTAAACGGCGGAGATTATTAGACTATCATATAAAAGCAGCTCATACCGGTGAAAGACCGTACAAATGCGATATATGTACAGCAACATTTGTATATCCCGAACATTTCAAAAAACATATGCGTATACATACTGGAGAGAAACCTTATCTCTGCGAGGTACTTGtactaaaaatgaatatttatctaataTCGACggtgtttctttttaaattttgttaaatattgtaacattttagGTTTGTGGTAAAGCATTTAATAGTCGAGATAATAGAAATGCGCATCGATTTATACACAGTGATAAAAAGCCGTATGAATGTCTAGTATGTGGTATGGGTTTTATGAGAAAACCTTTGTTGTATGCTCATATGCAGACTCAGGTGAGCTGATATGATATTACAACAACGAGATTCTGTAAATTCTGCGACAGTACTAATCTAaacacgaatattttttaggGACACTTAAATGATACCATTGTGGTGAATCAACCGCGTCTCACTACGGAAGATGATCAAGTTATAACAATTTCTGATGGCAACGTGGAACTTTTAGTAGATGAAGCGGAAAATGACCAGGTAATTAAATAagtttgtttttcatttttctttatgctttttttttatttttcatatatttattatattgtaagaTGTAACTAATACccttcatattttaattattttctagttgGATGAAACTGAACTGTATGTGACAGAGTTAAAAGATCATGTTATCATACAGCAGCAAAATGAGGATCAAATGTATAACGAAGAagatgtattaaatattccgGCAGAGGAAAATGTTGCGGACGAGGAAGTGAATCATCTCGTTGATGGAGAAGTATGTACCAAATTATATGCTACAACGTAGTATATCGTGCAGATCAAAACAGACGATATTTTTCAGATGAATTTCGCTGAAAATGAAGTAATGGAATGTAAAACTGAAGATTCGGAGCAAGTAGAAGAGGTATACAACTATAATGAAACAGAAGATGGGGAAACAATAGTTGTACCAACTACCTCAGAGTACAAAGGAgcggaagaagagaaaaatgctGTACGATTAGTACAAATTCGATTTCCAACATCGGTTGGTGGTGAAGGCCGAAGTTGGTTAAGCTTAGTACAAAACACGTGAATTTTTGTATCATTGTGATGTACTATAGCTTCTTAATAAGGAGTCCGCTTCTTAATAAATCTTTAAGTTTAAGTACGTGtaattttgaagaaactgctatattattcttcgattaaacttgaattttgtatttagcTGTAATCGATGCAAAAGGCAAAAAACTTAAACTCATTAcacaatataacatttaacgttttcaatttacttttatGGAAATGAAGGTGGAAGAAATTGTTCAGAAAacatgaaaatgatatttaaaaatagtaatatcaAACTAGATATTCTATATGGTTATTTATAACGCAAATCAGTcaatagtataattttaattgtaatttatttctcttaa
It encodes the following:
- the LOC122575040 gene encoding zinc finger protein 568-like, translated to MTADSEKDSTHCLICNSKVGVSTRNSIRIFNENSVTSSEKSLVDAICTVLETDLNEENVHSLVICKKCYKLFNEIDELESRLTEVKLELFNNYKKTIKKISDMQNEEEYNDHDYIENTESQDTDGEIRYIQKDESEIQEMEGEEERIEEEEEPSCEPEEIILKVEAIPQTSGTEERKRIKRTKITPKIEPPQERIVTRDGSIYSCLLCTNEDDKAVGDAKSIIAHVRSVHETRLYICDICGDDFKKRNQLSIHLDDHVAKEEGDFQCEICNRIFSNLRLFRIHKRIHYPQVKSWPCETCGKRYSSRNLLEEHINTHTGVRPYVCENCGKDFASKYTYKAHVKTHEIRPRPYQCSQCNKTFLSQQNLNQHERTHNGVKEYVCHQCGKAFGSPHNLEVHNIVHTGYKPYICRVCGKAFARKAEIRDHERTHTGEKPYQCEFCGATFSQRSNLQSHKRATHYNDKRYKCDDCGKGFKRRRLLDYHIKAAHTGERPYKCDICTATFVYPEHFKKHMRIHTGEKPYLCEVCGKAFNSRDNRNAHRFIHSDKKPYECLVCGMGFMRKPLLYAHMQTQGHLNDTIVVNQPRLTTEDDQVITISDGNVELLVDEAENDQLDETELYVTELKDHVIIQQQNEDQMYNEEDVLNIPAEENVADEEVNHLVDGEMNFAENEVMECKTEDSEQVEEVYNYNETEDGETIVVPTTSEYKGAEEEKNAVRLVQIRFPTSVGGEGRSWLSLVQNT